A single Halanaerobiales bacterium DNA region contains:
- a CDS encoding ABC transporter ATP-binding protein — translation MKNLKLLFKFMKGKKLLYLGSLFSIGMATVFTLLNPLVLRVAIDNIIGGKEFEAAPWIINIINRFGGREFFLNSLWILAILLIILTGLRGLFLYFKGKWAAIAAESVAENMRDTLYDHLQHLPFSYHVKSETGDLIQRCTSDLETIRRFLAMQLVEVGRAIFMVAIIAYVLFSLNFKLALISMAVVPIVFGFAVIFFMKIKKAFKLSDEAEAEMSTVLQENLTGVRVVRAFTKQKHEVEKFDKKNRKHRDLTYRLIYLLAWYWGLSDLICMFQIGAVLVFGSYWAATGTITLGTLVVFTTYEGMLLWPVRQMGRILTDMGKMFVSLERIGEILAEDREDLNEAGLNKEIKGKIEFKDVSFAYQGQEEVLKDISFEVEKGETLAILGSTGSGKSTLLYLLAGLYDYDQGSIKIDGHELTEYNKKYLRDQVGLVLQEPFLFARSMKENIGIAVDEADDAKIFEAARRAAIHDVILNFDEEYETFVGERGVSLSGGQKQRVAIARTLIKEPPILLFDDSLSAVDTETDAAIRQELKERNKNVTTIIISHRVTTLAEADKILVMEDGKIVQRGTHQELVKSEGMYKRVWKIQNSLELEMKNEREVG, via the coding sequence TTTAAATTTATGAAAGGCAAAAAACTTCTGTACTTAGGGTCACTTTTTAGTATTGGAATGGCAACTGTTTTTACACTTTTGAATCCATTAGTTTTAAGAGTAGCTATTGATAATATTATCGGGGGCAAAGAATTTGAAGCTGCTCCCTGGATAATAAATATAATTAATAGATTTGGAGGACGTGAATTCTTTTTGAATAGTCTCTGGATTTTAGCGATATTATTAATTATTTTAACTGGATTAAGAGGTTTATTCCTTTATTTTAAAGGTAAATGGGCGGCAATAGCAGCTGAATCAGTAGCTGAAAATATGCGTGATACTCTCTATGACCACTTACAGCATTTGCCTTTTTCCTATCATGTTAAATCTGAAACTGGTGATTTGATTCAAAGATGCACCTCTGATTTAGAGACTATTAGAAGATTTTTGGCAATGCAGTTGGTAGAAGTGGGAAGAGCAATTTTTATGGTAGCTATTATAGCTTATGTACTTTTTTCACTTAATTTTAAGTTAGCTTTGATATCAATGGCAGTTGTCCCTATTGTTTTTGGTTTTGCAGTGATCTTTTTTATGAAGATCAAGAAGGCTTTTAAACTTTCTGATGAAGCTGAAGCTGAAATGTCCACAGTTTTACAGGAAAATTTAACAGGAGTTAGAGTTGTTAGAGCATTTACCAAACAAAAACATGAAGTAGAAAAATTTGATAAAAAGAATCGCAAACATCGCGATTTAACCTATCGTTTAATCTATTTGTTAGCCTGGTATTGGGGACTTTCTGATTTGATATGTATGTTTCAGATTGGAGCGGTTTTAGTTTTTGGTTCTTATTGGGCAGCTACCGGCACCATAACTCTTGGAACTCTGGTGGTTTTTACAACATATGAGGGAATGCTTCTCTGGCCGGTAAGACAGATGGGAAGGATTTTGACTGATATGGGTAAAATGTTTGTTTCTTTAGAAAGAATAGGAGAAATACTTGCTGAAGATAGAGAAGACCTTAATGAAGCAGGATTGAATAAAGAAATAAAAGGGAAAATAGAATTTAAAGATGTTTCTTTTGCCTATCAAGGGCAGGAAGAAGTTTTAAAAGATATTTCTTTTGAAGTAGAAAAAGGAGAGACTCTTGCTATTCTTGGCTCAACCGGATCAGGGAAAAGTACTTTGCTTTATCTTTTAGCCGGTCTTTATGATTATGATCAGGGTTCAATAAAAATTGATGGTCATGAACTTACTGAATATAATAAAAAATATCTTAGGGATCAGGTGGGGCTGGTTTTACAGGAACCTTTTTTATTTGCTCGTTCTATGAAAGAAAATATCGGAATTGCAGTTGATGAAGCAGATGATGCCAAAATTTTTGAAGCAGCAAGAAGAGCAGCGATTCATGATGTTATCTTAAATTTTGATGAAGAATATGAAACTTTTGTTGGTGAAAGAGGAGTTTCTTTATCTGGTGGCCAAAAACAACGGGTAGCTATAGCCAGAACTCTAATAAAAGAACCACCAATATTACTTTTTGATGATTCTTTAAGTGCAGTTGATACTGAAACAGATGCTGCTATCAGACAGGAATTAAAAGAAAGAAATAAAAATGTAACTACAATTATTATTTCTCACCGAGTTACAACTCTGGCTGAAGCAGATAAAATTCTAGTTATGGAAGATGGTAAAATAGTTCAACGAGGTACACATCAGGAACTTGTTAAAAGTGAAGGGATGTATAAGCGAGTCTGGAAAATACAGAATTCTCTTGAACTGGAAATGAAAAATGAAAGAGAAGTTGGGTGA
- a CDS encoding ABC transporter ATP-binding protein — MKEKLGDIMENFKEESYDKRFDFELWKKLFSYIKVYKKELFWLAFVMVGVAGIDALFPMLNKYAVDNFVVPETVDGIYRFALIYGGLVLVQALNVGFFIALAGKIETGIAYDIRKIGFKRLQELSLSYYDSKAVGWLMARMTSDVRKLGETIAWGLVDLVWGFTMMVAIMAFMFYLNFKLALITLSVVPVLVILSLYFQNKILKAYRVVKKINSKITGSFNEGIMGARTSKTLVREEENLKEFQGLTSKMKRSSIRAAIFSALFLPLVLTLGSIGTALALWSGGSSVISGTITYGTLVAFLAYTVRFFEPVREMARVFAELQSAQASAERVLSMIETEPDIKDLEKVIKEYGDQFEPKKENWPALKGSISFEDVKFYYNQDEIILNNFDLDIKAGETIALVGETGSGKSTIANLACRFYEPKAGKIKIDGVDYKKRSQLWLQSNIGYVLQTPHLFSGSIKDNIAYADLEATFMDIKRAAKLVNADDFIQKLPDGYETVVGESGDSLSTGQKQLISFARAVLADPRIFVLDEATSSIDTEMEKIIQEAIERILKGRTNIIIAHRLSTIRSADRIICLRNGKIIEEGTHSQLLAKKGYYYKLYTTQFREERKA, encoded by the coding sequence ATGAAAGAGAAGTTGGGTGATATTATGGAAAATTTTAAAGAAGAAAGTTATGATAAAAGATTTGATTTTGAGTTATGGAAAAAGCTCTTTTCCTATATTAAAGTATATAAAAAAGAGCTATTCTGGCTTGCTTTTGTTATGGTCGGGGTGGCTGGAATTGACGCTCTTTTTCCGATGTTAAATAAATATGCTGTTGATAATTTTGTTGTACCGGAAACTGTTGATGGTATTTATCGATTTGCTTTAATTTATGGGGGATTGGTTTTGGTACAGGCTTTAAATGTAGGTTTTTTTATTGCTCTGGCCGGTAAAATAGAAACTGGGATCGCCTATGATATTAGAAAGATTGGATTTAAAAGATTACAGGAATTGTCACTTTCCTACTATGACAGTAAAGCTGTTGGTTGGCTGATGGCCAGAATGACTTCTGATGTTAGAAAATTAGGAGAAACTATTGCCTGGGGCCTGGTAGATTTAGTCTGGGGTTTTACGATGATGGTAGCAATTATGGCTTTTATGTTTTATCTTAATTTCAAATTGGCTTTAATTACCTTGAGTGTTGTCCCAGTTTTGGTGATTTTAAGTTTATATTTTCAAAATAAAATCTTAAAAGCCTACCGGGTTGTTAAAAAAATAAATTCTAAAATTACCGGTAGCTTTAATGAAGGGATAATGGGGGCCAGAACTAGCAAAACATTGGTAAGAGAAGAGGAGAATTTAAAAGAATTTCAGGGACTTACTTCTAAGATGAAAAGATCATCTATTAGAGCAGCAATTTTTTCAGCTCTTTTTTTACCTTTAGTTTTAACTCTGGGTAGTATTGGTACAGCTTTAGCTCTCTGGTCAGGAGGAAGTAGTGTTATTAGCGGAACTATAACCTATGGTACTCTGGTTGCATTTTTAGCCTATACTGTTCGTTTTTTTGAACCGGTAAGAGAGATGGCTCGGGTTTTTGCTGAATTGCAATCTGCCCAGGCTTCAGCTGAAAGGGTTTTATCAATGATAGAAACTGAACCAGATATAAAAGATTTAGAAAAGGTTATCAAAGAATATGGTGATCAGTTTGAACCTAAAAAGGAAAACTGGCCTGCATTAAAAGGATCAATTTCATTTGAAGACGTAAAATTTTACTATAATCAAGATGAGATTATTTTAAATAATTTTGATCTCGATATAAAAGCAGGTGAAACTATTGCCTTAGTAGGTGAAACTGGTTCAGGAAAAAGTACAATTGCTAATTTGGCCTGTCGTTTTTATGAACCCAAAGCTGGTAAAATTAAAATAGATGGTGTTGATTATAAAAAGAGATCTCAACTCTGGTTACAGAGTAATATTGGTTATGTTTTACAAACACCACATCTTTTTAGCGGGAGTATCAAAGATAATATAGCTTATGCTGATCTTGAGGCTACTTTTATGGATATAAAAAGAGCTGCAAAGTTAGTAAATGCTGATGATTTTATTCAAAAACTACCTGATGGTTATGAAACAGTAGTTGGTGAAAGTGGTGATTCTCTATCTACTGGCCAAAAACAACTTATTTCTTTTGCAAGGGCTGTATTAGCTGATCCCCGTATTTTTGTTCTTGATGAAGCCACATCTTCCATAGATACAGAGATGGAAAAAATTATTCAGGAAGCAATTGAAAGAATACTTAAAGGACGAACAAATATTATTATAGCTCATCGTCTTTCGACTATTCGTTCAGCTGATAGAATAATTTGTTTAAGAAATGGAAAAATAATTGAAGAAGGAACTCACAGTCAACTTCTGGCTAAGAAAGGTTACTATTATAAGCTTTATACTACTCAATTTAGAGAAGAAAGAAAAGCATAA
- a CDS encoding TldD/PmbA family protein, which yields MIKKLKEALEKSEHWTEIRYHHRQQTSIEIKNGEVSKVEDSTLAGVGVRCLVNGCWGFAATADMSEEALAKAVREAASAARVGSTLRKKKIEKIAEGEMAQGEYIYADEGDDVQLKEKIDRFLNAEELIRNKEDIISGIVNYSKYNDKKIILNTEGTQAEVKDIKHDIGVVAVGNNGTSQEVGSVSAGVTGGWNDLFAEKSMMEMVEEAVNIARTKLEAEYAQGGEYTVILDPMLVGVLAHEAIGHTVEADFVMSGSIVQDKIGEKVASEKVTMIDDGNVEKTAGMTLVDDEGTVAQKTTIIEDGILNEYLHNRESAAEFAVKPKGNARAFTYRDEPLIRMTNTYIEEGDSSFEEMVSEIDNGYYLKGLGQGGQADANAEFMFGVQEAYKIEDGQITDPVKGITISGQAFNVLNSVDAVGDDLRFALGRGYCGKGQLAKVDAGGPHLRCKVTIGGKQEGDVQ from the coding sequence GTGATAAAAAAATTAAAAGAGGCTTTAGAAAAAAGTGAACACTGGACAGAAATAAGATATCATCATCGTCAACAAACCAGTATTGAAATTAAGAATGGTGAAGTTAGCAAAGTAGAAGATAGTACACTGGCTGGGGTTGGAGTTAGATGCTTGGTTAATGGCTGCTGGGGGTTTGCAGCTACAGCTGATATGAGTGAGGAAGCACTTGCTAAAGCAGTAAGAGAAGCTGCTTCTGCAGCTAGAGTGGGTAGTACTCTCCGCAAGAAAAAGATTGAGAAAATTGCTGAAGGAGAAATGGCCCAGGGAGAATATATTTATGCTGATGAAGGTGATGATGTTCAGTTAAAAGAAAAAATAGATCGATTTTTAAATGCTGAAGAATTAATCAGAAATAAAGAAGATATAATAAGTGGAATTGTTAATTATAGTAAATATAATGATAAGAAGATTATTTTAAATACTGAAGGTACTCAGGCAGAGGTAAAAGATATTAAACATGATATAGGAGTAGTTGCTGTTGGTAATAATGGTACTTCTCAGGAAGTTGGATCAGTATCAGCTGGTGTAACTGGAGGCTGGAATGATCTTTTTGCTGAAAAGTCAATGATGGAAATGGTAGAAGAAGCAGTAAATATTGCCCGTACTAAATTGGAAGCAGAATATGCCCAGGGTGGGGAATATACAGTTATTTTAGATCCAATGTTAGTTGGTGTTTTAGCCCATGAAGCTATTGGACATACTGTAGAAGCTGATTTTGTGATGAGTGGTTCTATAGTTCAGGATAAAATAGGTGAAAAAGTTGCCAGTGAAAAAGTAACGATGATTGATGATGGTAATGTAGAAAAAACAGCAGGGATGACTTTAGTTGATGATGAAGGTACTGTTGCCCAAAAAACTACTATTATTGAAGATGGAATTTTGAATGAATATCTTCATAATCGAGAAAGTGCAGCTGAATTTGCAGTAAAACCTAAAGGAAATGCTCGTGCATTTACCTATCGTGATGAGCCATTAATTAGAATGACCAATACTTATATTGAAGAAGGAGACAGCAGTTTTGAGGAAATGGTTTCCGAGATAGATAATGGCTATTATCTAAAAGGCTTAGGTCAGGGTGGTCAGGCAGATGCCAATGCTGAATTTATGTTTGGCGTTCAGGAGGCATATAAGATTGAAGATGGGCAGATTACTGATCCTGTAAAAGGAATCACTATTTCCGGTCAGGCTTTTAATGTTTTAAATAGTGTTGATGCTGTTGGAGATGATTTAAGATTTGCTTTAGGTAGAGGTTATTGTGGTAAAGGACAATTAGCTAAAGTTGATGCAGGTGGACCCCATCTAAGATGTAAAGTTACAATTGGTGGAAAGCAGGAAGGGGATGTTCAATAA